In a genomic window of Chrysemys picta bellii isolate R12L10 chromosome 1, ASM1138683v2, whole genome shotgun sequence:
- the LOC135973870 gene encoding uncharacterized protein LOC135973870 — MESSQDRKRAPAWTEREVRDLLAIWGDEAVIAELRSSKRNGKVLEKISKAMKDRGHNRDTQQCRVKIKELRQAYHKAREANGRSGAEPQTCRYYAELHAILGGAATTTSTVCYDSLAGETHREDGSGNEEDDDGGTVGSSQQQGSRETGFPNSQDMFVTLDLEPVTPELTQDPQGTQETSAANVSPSQRLVNIRKRKRRTRDEMFTELQMSAQADRAQQNAWRQSMTEMRKAQYEREERWRAESREEQSKWRAEDDRWRQLADRRQEAMLRLLEHQTDMLEHMVELQERQQEQRPPLQPLCNQQPSSPSSIASSPRRPRTQWGGLRPPSHSTPDDRPSIRRLAFNKT, encoded by the exons atggagtcctcccaggatcgcaaaagagctccagcatggaccgaacgggaggtacgagatctgctcgccatatggggagatgaagcagtgatagctgaactccgtagcagtaaaagaaatggaaaagtattagaaaagatctccaaggccatgaaagaccgaggccataacagggacacacagcagtgccgcgtgaaaattaaggagctacggcaagcttaccacaaagccagagaagcaaacggaaggtccggggcagagccgcaaacttgccgctactacgcggagctgcatgcgatcctagggggtgcagccaccactacctcaaccgtgtgctatgactctctcgctggagaaacacacagggaagacggttcagggaacgaggaagatgacgatggaggtactgtaggtagctcacagcagcaaggaagcagagaaaccggtttccccaacagccaggatatgtttgtgaccctggacctggaaccagtaacccccgaactcacccaagaccctcagggcacacaggagacctctg ctgcaaatgtttctccttcgcagaggcttgtgaacattagaaagagaaaacgtaggacgagggacgagatgttcacggagctccagatgtccgcccaggctgatagagcacagcagaatgcgtggaggcagtcaatgacggagatgagaaaagcccaatatgaacgagaggagaggtggcgtgctgaatcgcgggaagaacagagcaagtggcgggctgaagacgataggtggcgtcagcttgcagacagacggcaagaggcaatgctccgtctgctggagcatcaaactgatatgctcgagcatatggttgagttgcaggaaaggcagcaggagcagagaccgccgctacagcccctgtgtaaccaacagccctcctccccaagttccatagcctcctcacccagacgcccaagaacacagtgggggggcctccgtccacccagtcactccaccccagatgatcgcccaagcatcagaaggctggccttcaataagacttaa